A portion of the Actomonas aquatica genome contains these proteins:
- the queF gene encoding preQ(1) synthase: MADPKILETFPNPAPQRDFLIEHTHHEFTSLCPMTGHPDFANITVRYVADKTCVELKSLKLYFHAYRNEGIFFEAATNQICDDLGAALQPRSLVIVADWKARGGFSSRVTAEWIQPSD; this comes from the coding sequence ATGGCAGACCCGAAGATTCTTGAGACCTTTCCCAATCCGGCGCCGCAGCGGGATTTTCTGATCGAACACACGCATCACGAGTTCACCTCGCTGTGTCCGATGACCGGGCACCCGGACTTCGCCAACATCACCGTGCGTTATGTGGCCGACAAAACCTGCGTGGAGCTCAAGTCGCTGAAGCTCTACTTCCACGCCTACCGCAACGAGGGCATCTTCTTCGAGGCCGCGACCAACCAGATCTGCGACGACCTGGGCGCGGCGCTGCAACCGCGCTCGCTGGTGATTGTGGCGGATTGGAAGGCCCGAGGCGGTTTCAGCTCGCGCGTCACCGCCGAGTGGATACAGCCATCGGACTGA
- a CDS encoding MFS transporter, which produces MSSLFDLPVDHPVRKRAVIRRSLKMSSFEAVLAMPLVYTGQPANLVLAALLAQGLKLDPGAYGLVVSLPFWCNMLQLFITPVLGRWFAMRSVFIWAIWLHIACWSGFASTLLIAPEWAMAHAVPLSVGFVGAAGMVAAVMGVAWTAYMQAWVPARVRGKYFARRNRLAQASNFIFLLLAGWALMNPSLDVLAGLILFACWTRAISAVVAARTQAAGDPVAPERVSWLKQWNDLRQNKRYLRSVVFVAAWMAVLNGFGAFQPVFMLTVLTDNAGVASLPLALSLLFGALALPAWGHLLDRYGARPVLFNAVALWALIGLPWMFVTKESQWLLYVVWAFTGAVNAGIVIGQLNLLMKLVPPECKALAVGLNIAAGSVGTAIAPILTGQLLEWVMAQGWSDLRTYHAFFATMPFFAIGVLILLRKVEEPRSAPVNHVLGALRNARTLGAALGLGFISQSLFTPRGPGKRSEY; this is translated from the coding sequence ATGAGTTCTCTGTTCGATCTGCCGGTGGATCATCCGGTGCGGAAACGCGCGGTGATTCGGCGTAGCCTCAAGATGAGTTCCTTCGAGGCGGTGCTGGCGATGCCCTTGGTCTACACGGGTCAGCCGGCCAACCTCGTGTTGGCGGCTTTGTTGGCGCAGGGGCTCAAGCTCGACCCGGGAGCCTACGGTCTGGTCGTGTCGCTGCCGTTTTGGTGCAACATGCTGCAGCTCTTCATCACCCCGGTGCTGGGGCGGTGGTTTGCGATGCGCTCGGTGTTCATCTGGGCGATCTGGTTGCACATTGCCTGCTGGTCGGGTTTCGCGAGCACACTGCTGATCGCGCCGGAGTGGGCGATGGCGCATGCGGTGCCGCTCTCGGTGGGTTTTGTGGGCGCGGCCGGTATGGTGGCGGCGGTGATGGGCGTGGCGTGGACGGCTTACATGCAGGCGTGGGTGCCGGCACGGGTGCGGGGTAAATACTTCGCCCGGCGTAACCGGTTGGCGCAGGCGTCCAACTTCATCTTTCTCCTGCTGGCGGGTTGGGCGCTGATGAATCCATCGCTCGATGTGCTGGCCGGGTTGATCCTTTTCGCGTGTTGGACGCGGGCCATCTCGGCGGTGGTGGCGGCGCGCACGCAGGCCGCGGGCGATCCGGTCGCACCGGAGCGCGTGTCGTGGCTGAAGCAGTGGAACGACCTGCGGCAAAACAAACGTTACCTGCGCTCGGTGGTGTTTGTGGCGGCTTGGATGGCGGTGCTGAACGGCTTCGGCGCGTTTCAGCCGGTATTCATGCTGACGGTGCTCACCGACAACGCAGGCGTGGCGAGTCTGCCGCTGGCGTTGTCATTGCTCTTCGGCGCGCTGGCGCTGCCGGCGTGGGGTCATCTGCTCGACCGCTACGGTGCCCGGCCGGTGTTGTTCAACGCGGTGGCGCTGTGGGCGTTGATTGGATTGCCGTGGATGTTTGTGACCAAGGAAAGCCAGTGGCTGCTCTACGTGGTGTGGGCGTTCACGGGCGCGGTGAATGCGGGCATCGTGATCGGTCAGCTCAACCTGCTCATGAAGCTGGTGCCGCCGGAGTGCAAAGCGCTCGCGGTGGGCCTGAACATCGCGGCGGGTTCGGTGGGCACGGCGATCGCGCCGATCCTTACGGGGCAATTGCTCGAGTGGGTGATGGCGCAGGGGTGGTCGGACCTGCGCACCTACCATGCCTTTTTCGCGACCATGCCGTTCTTCGCGATCGGAGTTTTGATTCTACTGCGCAAGGTGGAGGAACCGCGTTCGGCGCCGGTCAATCACGTGCTCGGTGCGCTGCGTAATGCGCGCACGCTGGGGGCGGCGCTCGGTCTGGGCTTCATCTCGCAGTCGCTGTTCACGCCGCGCGGTCCGGGCAAGCGCAGCGAGTATTGA
- a CDS encoding gamma-glutamylcyclotransferase family protein: MSGARLAAGPDEVAMFGFGSLLLRESIAKSLGRPYEGPLHEVELVGWTRRWNVSMPNRAFYAETTEGELWPEKILYLNIVRQAGARMNGVVMVVRRSDLASMDRRESVYDRVDVAADLAGLDVPSGTPVYAYSGQAAHCIKTYTTLAEMGLRQTYLDGVNRALAAMSQDYQTAFAASTEAVPQELVFADQLKAGEDPFGYDKVKRERKTGDG, translated from the coding sequence ATGAGTGGCGCGCGGCTGGCAGCGGGGCCCGACGAGGTGGCGATGTTTGGCTTCGGCTCGTTGCTCCTGCGCGAGAGCATCGCGAAGTCCTTGGGGCGGCCGTATGAGGGGCCGCTCCACGAGGTCGAGCTGGTGGGGTGGACGCGGCGCTGGAATGTCTCGATGCCCAACCGCGCCTTCTACGCGGAGACGACAGAGGGCGAGCTCTGGCCGGAGAAGATCCTGTATCTCAACATCGTGCGGCAGGCCGGCGCGCGGATGAACGGCGTGGTGATGGTCGTGCGGCGTAGTGACCTCGCCAGCATGGATCGACGGGAGAGCGTTTACGACCGGGTGGATGTGGCGGCCGATCTGGCGGGGCTGGACGTGCCGTCCGGCACGCCGGTGTATGCCTATTCCGGGCAGGCGGCGCACTGTATTAAAACTTACACTACGCTGGCGGAGATGGGCCTGCGGCAGACCTACCTCGACGGCGTGAACCGGGCACTGGCGGCGATGTCGCAGGATTATCAGACGGCGTTCGCCGCGAGCACCGAAGCGGTGCCGCAGGAGCTGGTGTTCGCCGACCAACTCAAGGCGGGCGAAGACCCGTTTGGCTACGACAAGGTGAAACGCGAGCGCAAGACGGGCGACGGGTAA
- a CDS encoding YqaE/Pmp3 family membrane protein: MNVLTILLCIVLPPVAVAIKRGIGGDFVINLLLTLIMWLPGAIHAILVCNNSSSSSSATA; this comes from the coding sequence ATGAACGTGCTCACCATCCTCCTCTGTATCGTCCTCCCGCCGGTAGCCGTCGCGATTAAGCGCGGCATTGGCGGCGACTTCGTCATCAACCTGTTGCTCACCCTCATCATGTGGCTGCCGGGCGCGATCCACGCCATTCTGGTGTGCAACAATAGCAGCAGCTCGTCCTCGGCGACGGCTTAG
- a CDS encoding peptide ABC transporter substrate-binding protein, whose protein sequence is MPLPRLRLFVLLTLVAGAVLASGCGRRESIAEAAIATQTLHVASTGEPSELDPAIINAPPDFKIVPMLFEGLLIADPTTLEARPGVAARWDVSADGLTYTFHLRPDARWSNGDPVTAADFLFSWQRVLSPALGSQYTFLFDNVVGASDFAAGRSNDFTTVGFGAPDASTVTITLNQPTPYFPVIVANNPVWAPVHRATVESVGSATARGTGWTKPGTMVTNGPFHLTEWRPNDVIRLEKSPNYWDASHVRLNAVVYHAYDNLESAERAFRAGQLHRTERVPPSRLPVYREQGEASLLREVPSLIARFVNLNTRHPPLDDPRVRRALALALDREAITARVYFDDATPAHRVVPTSLTGYPTTADFSDDLAAARAELAAAGYPNGDGFPVLELSTESGGTRMLAEILQAQWKDGLGIQVEILVSESRVHWSRLQHGEYTVAAGGWVADYADATAFLDLWRTDSGWNFTGWSDPAYDAALDHAATLRDPADRAAALREAEHLLMQAMPIVPLANQNVSYLRHPAVRGLQENPMDRADYRTVWLEAPAADSP, encoded by the coding sequence ATGCCGCTCCCCCGCCTGCGCCTGTTCGTCCTGCTTACCCTCGTCGCCGGCGCCGTTCTCGCCTCCGGCTGCGGTCGCCGTGAATCGATCGCCGAGGCCGCCATCGCCACCCAGACCCTGCACGTCGCCAGCACCGGCGAACCGAGCGAACTGGATCCGGCCATCATCAACGCGCCGCCCGATTTCAAAATCGTGCCCATGCTGTTCGAGGGTCTGCTCATCGCCGATCCCACCACCCTCGAGGCCCGCCCCGGCGTGGCCGCGCGTTGGGACGTCTCCGCCGATGGCCTCACCTACACCTTTCATCTGCGCCCCGACGCCCGCTGGTCGAATGGCGACCCCGTCACCGCCGCCGACTTCCTCTTCAGTTGGCAACGTGTGCTCTCCCCGGCGCTCGGCTCCCAATACACCTTCCTCTTCGACAACGTGGTGGGCGCGAGCGATTTCGCGGCTGGTCGCAGCAATGACTTTACCACCGTCGGTTTCGGTGCCCCCGATGCCTCCACCGTAACCATCACCCTGAACCAGCCGACCCCCTACTTTCCGGTCATCGTCGCCAACAACCCGGTGTGGGCCCCCGTGCATCGGGCCACCGTCGAGTCCGTCGGCTCCGCCACCGCCCGCGGCACCGGCTGGACCAAACCCGGCACCATGGTGACCAACGGCCCCTTCCACCTCACCGAGTGGCGCCCTAACGACGTCATCCGCCTCGAAAAATCGCCCAACTACTGGGACGCCTCCCACGTCCGCCTCAACGCGGTGGTTTACCACGCCTACGACAACCTCGAGAGCGCCGAGCGCGCTTTTCGCGCCGGCCAACTCCATCGCACCGAGCGCGTGCCGCCGTCGCGCCTCCCCGTTTATCGCGAACAAGGCGAGGCCAGCCTGCTCCGCGAAGTGCCTTCGCTCATCGCACGGTTTGTGAACCTCAATACCCGCCATCCGCCGCTCGACGATCCGCGTGTGCGCCGTGCACTGGCGCTCGCTCTCGACCGTGAAGCCATCACCGCCCGCGTCTATTTTGACGACGCCACGCCGGCTCACCGGGTGGTGCCGACCAGCCTGACCGGCTATCCGACCACCGCCGATTTCTCCGACGATTTGGCCGCAGCCCGCGCCGAACTCGCCGCCGCGGGCTACCCGAATGGCGACGGTTTTCCCGTGCTCGAACTCAGCACCGAATCCGGCGGCACCCGCATGCTGGCCGAGATCTTGCAGGCCCAGTGGAAAGACGGCCTCGGCATCCAAGTGGAGATTCTGGTGAGCGAGAGCCGCGTGCATTGGAGCCGCCTGCAACACGGCGAATACACGGTGGCCGCCGGCGGTTGGGTGGCCGACTACGCCGATGCCACGGCCTTCCTCGACCTGTGGCGGACGGACTCCGGATGGAACTTCACCGGATGGTCCGATCCCGCCTACGACGCCGCCCTCGATCACGCGGCCACGCTGCGCGATCCCGCCGACCGCGCCGCCGCCCTGCGGGAAGCCGAGCATCTGCTCATGCAGGCGATGCCCATCGTGCCGCTGGCCAATCAAAACGTCAGCTACCTCCGCCACCCGGCCGTGCGCGGACTGCAAGAAAACCCCATGGACCGCGCCGACTACCGCACGGTCTGGCTGGAGGCACCGGCGGCCGACAGTCCCTGA
- a CDS encoding pyridoxal-phosphate dependent enzyme, protein MSADSSAELPLDRQLRQGILLARERVYHYGQATPLERLILPGNEPGPEVWVKREDLSPINAYKWRGAANRMALLTAAERDRGVVAASAGNHAQGVALAAKALSVRARIHMPRSTPRVKQDAVRQHGGDWITIVLSGDSYDEAYEAARAEADATGAVYIHAYDDLQVMAGQGTMADEVVMSGHGPFDTAFLQIGGGGLAAAAAAWWQTFWPDMDLVGVEADGQASMQAALAAGQPVTLANVDIFCDGTAVRRAGTLPFAICRDTLSRVETVTNAEVGNAIRVLWETLRCVAEPSGALGLAAVLKHRTALAGQRVLIVITGANIDFRQIGLVAQTQSLTPRASQTLRIRLPETRGSMLGLLGGCFAGLNIADFQYGKNHAEIAWPIFTVTADDPAALATLPARLDAQGYEWESLDQPDDVQFRAIPLHGDLLHQPAFFRLDFYERSGALLDFLHARVRDLASFCYFNYRQSGERIGRALIGFDFDSATERDAFIAAMPTQGPGFRTCRPVDPSTLARLTGSNLPPPSA, encoded by the coding sequence ATGTCCGCCGACTCTTCCGCCGAACTTCCGCTCGATCGCCAGCTGCGCCAAGGCATCCTGCTCGCCCGCGAGCGGGTGTATCACTACGGCCAGGCCACGCCCCTAGAGCGTCTGATCCTGCCCGGCAATGAGCCCGGCCCCGAGGTCTGGGTGAAACGCGAAGACCTGTCGCCGATCAACGCCTACAAGTGGCGCGGCGCCGCCAACCGCATGGCCCTGCTCACCGCCGCCGAACGCGACCGCGGGGTCGTCGCCGCCTCCGCCGGCAACCACGCCCAGGGCGTCGCTCTCGCCGCCAAAGCCCTCTCCGTCCGCGCCCGCATCCACATGCCGCGCTCCACTCCGCGCGTGAAACAGGACGCCGTGCGCCAACACGGCGGCGACTGGATCACCATCGTGCTCTCCGGCGACAGCTACGACGAAGCCTACGAGGCCGCCCGCGCCGAAGCCGACGCCACCGGCGCCGTCTACATCCACGCCTACGACGACCTTCAGGTCATGGCCGGCCAGGGCACCATGGCCGACGAGGTGGTCATGTCCGGCCACGGTCCCTTCGACACCGCCTTCCTCCAAATCGGCGGCGGAGGCCTCGCCGCCGCGGCCGCCGCCTGGTGGCAGACCTTCTGGCCCGACATGGATCTCGTGGGCGTTGAAGCCGACGGTCAGGCGTCCATGCAGGCCGCTCTCGCTGCCGGTCAACCCGTCACCCTCGCCAACGTCGACATCTTCTGCGACGGCACCGCCGTGCGCCGCGCCGGCACCCTGCCCTTCGCCATCTGCCGCGACACCCTCTCCCGCGTCGAAACCGTCACCAACGCCGAGGTCGGCAACGCCATTCGTGTGCTCTGGGAAACCCTGCGCTGCGTCGCCGAACCTTCGGGTGCCCTCGGCCTCGCCGCCGTGCTCAAACACCGCACCGCCCTCGCCGGTCAACGCGTGCTCATCGTCATCACCGGCGCCAACATCGACTTCCGCCAGATCGGCCTCGTTGCCCAGACCCAGAGCCTCACCCCCCGCGCCAGCCAGACCCTGCGTATCCGTTTACCGGAGACACGCGGCTCCATGCTCGGTCTGCTCGGCGGTTGTTTCGCCGGGCTCAACATCGCCGATTTCCAATACGGCAAAAACCACGCCGAGATCGCCTGGCCGATCTTCACCGTCACCGCCGACGACCCCGCCGCCCTCGCCACGTTGCCCGCCCGCCTCGATGCGCAGGGCTACGAATGGGAGTCCCTCGATCAGCCCGACGACGTGCAGTTCCGCGCCATCCCGCTGCACGGCGACCTGCTGCACCAGCCTGCGTTCTTCCGTCTCGATTTCTACGAGCGCTCCGGCGCCCTGCTCGACTTTCTGCACGCCCGCGTGCGCGACCTGGCGAGCTTCTGCTACTTCAACTACCGCCAATCCGGCGAACGCATCGGCCGCGCGCTCATCGGGTTCGATTTCGACAGTGCCACCGAGCGCGACGCCTTCATCGCCGCCATGCCCACTCAGGGCCCCGGCTTCCGCACCTGCCGCCCGGTGGATCCCTCCACCCTCGCCCGCCTCACGGGCTCCAACCTACCGCCCCCATCCGCCTGA
- a CDS encoding cupin domain-containing protein, which translates to MKRVTLADLPWDHWVSPAATFEGFGQQVSCALGAADEAPAHLGGHPFDLEHGKLPPGKSGCPFHTHGAQWELFVILSGEGTVRHGAQRTAVRAGHVILHPPGEAHQLINTGATDLTYFLVADNPPTEWCYYPDSDKWGIANLGTFTRELTGYYVGEEEGAPTEPTRRPPPPVAPEPPLTRILHLDDIPWQERTSPQGKFGAAVRLVSMALGCPPNQNANHGGHPFDLTYIRVPAGKAICPYHQHSRQSEMFIVLEGRATIRTADGSTDVPAGDIVFHPPGTAHQTSNTSDDDLLLLVIANNPSGDTFYYPDSDKHGARALGKFYRITEVNYFDGEE; encoded by the coding sequence ATGAAACGCGTCACGCTTGCCGATCTCCCCTGGGACCACTGGGTCTCGCCCGCCGCCACCTTTGAAGGTTTTGGCCAACAGGTTTCCTGTGCCCTCGGCGCCGCCGACGAAGCCCCCGCCCACCTCGGTGGTCACCCCTTCGACCTCGAGCACGGCAAACTCCCGCCCGGCAAATCCGGCTGCCCCTTCCACACCCACGGCGCCCAGTGGGAGCTCTTTGTCATTCTCTCCGGCGAGGGCACCGTGCGGCATGGCGCCCAACGCACCGCCGTGCGCGCCGGCCACGTCATCCTGCACCCGCCCGGCGAAGCCCATCAATTGATCAATACCGGCGCCACCGATCTCACCTACTTCCTCGTCGCCGATAATCCTCCCACCGAGTGGTGCTATTACCCGGACTCCGACAAATGGGGCATCGCCAACCTAGGCACCTTCACCCGCGAACTCACCGGCTACTACGTCGGCGAAGAGGAAGGCGCGCCCACCGAGCCGACCCGCCGCCCGCCGCCGCCGGTTGCCCCCGAGCCGCCGCTCACCCGCATCCTCCACCTCGACGACATCCCCTGGCAGGAACGCACCTCGCCGCAGGGCAAATTCGGCGCCGCCGTCCGGCTCGTTTCGATGGCGCTGGGCTGCCCGCCCAACCAAAACGCCAATCACGGCGGCCACCCCTTCGACCTCACCTACATTCGCGTCCCCGCCGGCAAAGCCATCTGCCCCTACCATCAGCACTCCCGGCAATCCGAGATGTTCATCGTGCTGGAGGGCCGCGCCACCATCCGCACCGCCGACGGCTCCACCGACGTGCCCGCCGGCGACATCGTTTTCCATCCGCCGGGCACCGCCCACCAAACCAGCAACACCAGCGACGACGACCTCCTGCTCCTCGTCATCGCCAACAACCCCAGCGGCGACACCTTCTATTACCCCGATTCCGACAAACACGGCGCCCGCGCCCTCGGAAAGTTCTACCGCATCACCGAGGTAAACTACTTCGACGGCGAAGAATAA
- a CDS encoding TetR/AcrR family transcriptional regulator produces the protein MRPRDEAKIEVIHAETVRLVAEHGFDGLSMHKLAKAAGVSAATLYIYFKDREDLIEQVGVASMRRLVEASLAGFEPEMSLAEGLRVQWHNRSRYILAHPHELQFLEALRFSRFESAVMDRQQSAFREVMRPFLHGAVARGELQPMEPEVFWSLAFAPLYQLLKFHLNKAGFMRRPFRFTETHFEQSLAAVLRALTPPAVSNDGAGKGDF, from the coding sequence ATGAGACCGCGCGACGAAGCCAAGATCGAAGTCATTCACGCCGAAACGGTGCGATTGGTGGCGGAGCATGGATTCGACGGCCTGAGCATGCACAAGTTGGCCAAGGCGGCGGGGGTGTCGGCGGCGACGCTCTACATCTATTTCAAAGACCGGGAGGACCTGATTGAGCAGGTGGGGGTGGCGTCGATGCGGCGCTTGGTGGAGGCGAGTCTGGCAGGGTTTGAGCCGGAGATGAGTTTGGCGGAGGGCTTGCGCGTGCAGTGGCACAATCGCTCCCGCTACATCTTGGCGCATCCGCACGAGCTGCAGTTTTTGGAGGCGTTGCGTTTCTCGCGTTTTGAGAGCGCGGTGATGGATCGGCAGCAGTCGGCTTTCCGCGAGGTGATGCGGCCCTTTCTGCATGGTGCGGTGGCGCGAGGTGAACTGCAGCCGATGGAACCGGAGGTGTTCTGGTCGCTGGCGTTTGCGCCGCTTTACCAGTTGCTGAAGTTTCATCTCAACAAAGCGGGTTTTATGCGTCGGCCGTTCCGTTTCACGGAGACGCACTTTGAGCAAAGTCTGGCGGCCGTCTTGCGGGCGCTCACGCCGCCGGCGGTTTCGAACGACGGGGCAGGCAAAGGAGATTTCTGA
- a CDS encoding MFS transporter has translation MSTSSDSVAAANAPSAPTSTKFTRYELLVMVLLAVAHFTIVLDFMVLSPLSAILLDKLSITTAQFGRVVSVYAFSAGFSGILAATFADRFDRKRLLLVFYAGFILGTLLCGFAHDYTELLLARMVTGLFGGVMGSISFAIITDLFPLERRGRVMGLVGMAFAASQVLGLPFGVYLATHYGWHSPFFLIVILSLPVIGVVAWGLRPIDGHLALQDSEPGWRRLWRTVSRARYVRGFTATTLLASGGFMLMPFGSAFAVNNLGIDLDHLPMVYLVTGIATIFFGPMAGRMADRHGKFRIFVIGSAISMLITAIYTHLGPTPLIAVIGLNVVMFAGITGRMVAAQTLVSAVPDARERGAFMSVNSAVQQLSGGLSAMVAGWIVVQTPTGPIDRYGLLGWVVCLAMLVTIFLMRRIDRMVQADQT, from the coding sequence ATGTCCACTTCCTCTGATTCCGTGGCCGCGGCTAATGCACCGTCGGCGCCGACCTCGACCAAGTTCACCCGCTACGAGCTGCTGGTGATGGTGCTGCTGGCGGTGGCGCATTTTACCATCGTGCTCGACTTCATGGTGCTGTCGCCGCTGAGCGCGATCCTGTTGGATAAGCTCTCCATCACGACGGCTCAGTTTGGGCGGGTGGTGTCGGTGTATGCCTTCAGCGCGGGTTTCTCCGGCATCCTGGCGGCGACCTTTGCTGACCGTTTTGACCGCAAGCGACTGCTGCTGGTGTTTTATGCCGGGTTCATTCTGGGCACCTTGTTGTGCGGCTTCGCCCATGACTACACCGAGCTGCTGCTGGCGCGGATGGTCACGGGGTTGTTCGGCGGGGTGATGGGATCGATCAGTTTCGCGATCATCACCGACCTGTTTCCGTTGGAACGTCGCGGACGGGTGATGGGTTTGGTCGGCATGGCCTTTGCGGCGAGTCAGGTGCTCGGGCTGCCGTTTGGCGTGTATTTGGCCACGCACTACGGCTGGCATTCACCGTTCTTTTTGATCGTGATATTGAGTCTGCCGGTGATCGGGGTGGTGGCGTGGGGGCTGCGGCCGATCGACGGGCATCTGGCTTTGCAGGACAGCGAGCCCGGATGGCGGCGGTTGTGGCGCACGGTGTCGCGGGCGCGTTACGTGCGGGGATTCACGGCGACAACGTTGTTGGCTTCGGGCGGATTCATGCTGATGCCCTTTGGCAGTGCCTTTGCGGTTAACAACCTCGGCATCGATTTGGACCACCTGCCGATGGTGTATTTGGTGACGGGCATCGCGACGATCTTCTTTGGGCCGATGGCGGGGCGGATGGCGGACCGGCACGGCAAGTTTCGGATCTTTGTCATTGGCTCAGCGATCTCGATGCTGATCACGGCGATCTACACCCACCTCGGTCCCACGCCGCTGATCGCGGTGATCGGGCTGAATGTGGTGATGTTTGCCGGTATCACGGGACGCATGGTGGCGGCGCAGACGCTCGTGTCGGCGGTGCCGGACGCGCGCGAACGTGGCGCGTTCATGAGCGTCAACTCGGCGGTGCAGCAACTGTCGGGCGGTCTCTCGGCGATGGTGGCCGGTTGGATCGTGGTGCAGACCCCGACGGGGCCGATCGATCGTTACGGTCTGCTCGGCTGGGTGGTCTGTTTGGCGATGCTGGTGACGATCTTCCTCATGCGCCGCATCGACCGCATGGTGCAGGCCGATCAGACCTGA
- the hisN gene encoding histidinol-phosphatase: MYFTRHVVCKTRVSPDLTAFRPFIAELARASADFIAPYFGNPSTAVDFKADDSPVTAADRGAEAVMRELITKRFPDHGIIGEEHGNLNPDAEFVWVLDPIDGTKSFITGVPLWTTLIGLLHHGQPVLGAIHQPNLGQLVIGDNHTTTLNDRPVTTRDTTTLDTATFVTSDHRNLARYQDGPATDRLIDACRLYRTWADGYGYLLLATGFVDISADPIMNPWDIAALVPVVRGAGGIITDWTGNAPYPAESILAAATPELHAAAMATLQV; this comes from the coding sequence GTGTATTTCACCCGCCACGTGGTGTGTAAAACCCGCGTGTCACCGGACCTCACCGCCTTCCGCCCTTTCATCGCCGAACTCGCCCGCGCCAGCGCCGACTTCATCGCGCCCTATTTTGGCAACCCGTCGACCGCCGTCGATTTTAAGGCCGACGATTCGCCCGTCACCGCCGCCGACCGTGGTGCCGAAGCCGTCATGCGTGAGCTCATCACCAAACGCTTCCCCGACCACGGCATCATCGGTGAAGAGCACGGCAACCTGAACCCCGACGCCGAGTTTGTCTGGGTGCTCGATCCCATCGACGGCACCAAATCCTTCATCACCGGCGTGCCGCTCTGGACCACCCTCATCGGCCTGCTCCATCACGGCCAACCCGTGCTCGGCGCGATCCATCAGCCCAACCTCGGTCAGCTGGTCATCGGCGACAACCACACCACCACGCTCAACGACCGGCCCGTCACCACCCGCGACACCACCACGCTCGACACCGCCACCTTCGTCACCAGCGACCACCGCAACCTCGCCCGCTACCAGGACGGCCCCGCCACCGATCGCCTCATCGATGCCTGCCGCCTCTACCGCACCTGGGCCGACGGCTATGGCTACCTCCTGCTCGCCACCGGCTTCGTCGACATCTCAGCCGACCCCATCATGAACCCCTGGGACATTGCCGCCCTCGTCCCCGTCGTGCGCGGCGCCGGCGGCATCATCACCGACTGGACCGGCAACGCCCCCTACCCCGCCGAGTCCATCCTCGCCGCCGCCACCCCCGAACTCCACGCCGCGGCAATGGCGACGCTTCAGGTCTGA